A region of Anomaloglossus baeobatrachus isolate aAnoBae1 unplaced genomic scaffold, aAnoBae1.hap1 Scaffold_3396, whole genome shotgun sequence DNA encodes the following proteins:
- the ALAD gene encoding delta-aminolevulinic acid dehydratase, whose amino-acid sequence MQADAILHSGYFHPVLRAWQSTATSLHASNLMYPIFITDNHDEIEQINSLPEQARYGVNKLEGMLRPLVEDGLKCVLIFGVPSKVIKDDRGSAADAEDTPAILAIRKIRSLFPALLIACDVCLCPYTSHGHCGILREDGSIQNEASCQRLAEVAVAYARAGCHVIAPSDMMDGRIGAIKNALISNDFGNRVSVLSYSAKFASCFYGPFRDAAQSKPAFGDRKCYQLPPGARGLASRAVDRDVREGADMLMVKPGMPYLDLVREVKDKHPDLPLAVYHVSGEYAMLWHGAQAGAFDLKVAVLEAMTGFRRAGADIIITYYVPKLLKWVKEL is encoded by the exons ATGCAGGCGGACGCCATACTGCACAGCGGCTACTTCCACCCCGTCCTCCGGGCCTGGCAGTCCACAGCCACCAGCCTCCATGCCTCCAACCTCATGTACCCCATCTTCATCAC AGATAATCACGATGAAATAGAACAGATCAACAGTCTGCCGGAGCAGGCGAG GTATGGAGTGAACAAGCTGGAGGGGATGCTGcgccccctggtggaggacggactGAAGTGTGTGCTGATCTTTGGCGTCCCGAGCAAAGTCATAAAG GATGACCGGGGCTCGGCGGCGGATGCGGAGGACACGCCAGCAATCCTGGCCATCAGGAAGATCCGCAGCCTCTTTCCTGCGCTGCTCATAGCGTGTGACGTCTGCCTGTGTCCCTACACCTCACACGGGCACTGCG GAATCCTACGAGAAGACGGCAGCATCCAGAATGAGGCGAGCTGTCAGCGACTGGCGGAGGTGGCTGTGGCCTACGCTCGGGCAG GGTGTCACGTGATCGCGCCCTCCGACATGATGGACGGCCGAATCGGAGCCATAAAGAATGCTCTAATATCCAATGACTTCGGGAACAGA GTTTCCGTTCTGAGTTACAGCGCCAAATTTGCCTCCTGCTTCTACGGTCCATTCAG AGACGCCGCTCAGTCCAAACCTGCGTTCGGGGACCGGAAGTGTTATCAGTTACCTCCCGGGGCGAGAGGACTGGCCAGCAGGGCGGTG GACCGTGATGTACGTGAAGGTGCAGACATGCTGATGGTGAAGCCCGGGATGCCATATCTGGACCTTGTTAGAGAAGTGAAGGACAAG CACCCTGACCTGCCGCTCGCCGTGTACCACGTGTCGGGGGAGTACGCCATGCTGTGGCACGGAGCACAGGCTGGAGCTTTTGACCTGAAGGTAGCAGTATTGGAAGCCATGACTGGATTCAGGAGAGCGG GTGCCGACATCATCATCACTTACTACGTCCCAAAACTCCTCAAATGGGTGAAGGAACTGTGA